A segment of the Marispirochaeta aestuarii genome:
AGTATACGAAGTTTGAGGCCTTCAGCTACGAAAAGGTTTAGCGCGCCGGTTTTTCTGAAAATCCGGATGCATAGCTGCTCCGGAATTACAATTGACGGAGCTTGACTGCAATCTGGCGCGGTTATAGTATCTACGTAAAATCAAAAGAGACTTTCCCCGGTTCATCTTTTGTAAGTGCATATCAGGAGGACAGCAATGGCAAAAAAGAGCATGCCCGAGACCAGACCCGCTCCGACGAATAATGAAGAAAAGCAGAAGGCCCTGGAAGCCGCCCGGCTGCAGATAGAAAAGCAGTTTGGAAAAGGCTCCCTCATGCAGCTGGGGAAGGAACGTCAGGACCTGCATATAGAATCGATACCCTCCGGATCCATCCTGCTGGACGCGGCCCTGGGGGTCGGCGGGTATCCCAAGGGCAGGGTTATAGAGATATACGGTCCCGAATCTTCGGGAAAAACCACCCTGGCGCTGCATGCAATCGCGGAGGCTCAGAAAAGGGGTGGAATAGCGGCATTCATCGACGCCGAACATGCCCTGGATCCGGGGTACGCCCGGAATCTCGGGGTAAACATCGACGAGCTGTGGGTATCCCAGCCCGATACGGGAGAACAGGCTCTGGAGATTGCAGAGTCTCTGGTTCGTTCCGGAGCGGTAGATATTATCGTAGTCGACTCTGTAGCTGCTCTTACTCCCCAGGCGGAAATAGAGGGAGATATGGGAGATTCCCACATGGGTCTGCAGGCCCGGCTTATGAGCCAGGCCCTTCGCAAGCTTACCGCCACCATCGCCAAATCTCATTCCTGCCTGATATTTATCAACCAGA
Coding sequences within it:
- the recA gene encoding recombinase RecA, with the translated sequence MAKKSMPETRPAPTNNEEKQKALEAARLQIEKQFGKGSLMQLGKERQDLHIESIPSGSILLDAALGVGGYPKGRVIEIYGPESSGKTTLALHAIAEAQKRGGIAAFIDAEHALDPGYARNLGVNIDELWVSQPDTGEQALEIAESLVRSGAVDIIVVDSVAALTPQAEIEGDMGDSHMGLQARLMSQALRKLTATIAKSHSCLIFINQIRMKIGVMFGNPETTTGGKALKFYSSVRVEVRKIETIAKGTDDAIGNRVRVKVVKNKVAPPFRKVELEIMFGKGISSSGSLLDAALKFELIEKSGSWYSFGEERIGQGRENAKLFLESNPDIAEEIEKKLRILLFPAAAVEKEDKAKKTGETKKADSTAGTVEDPKSELF